From Chryseobacterium joostei, the proteins below share one genomic window:
- a CDS encoding helix-turn-helix transcriptional regulator: MRSERVFKSDNIEIVIQEDPDSERISRSSIHEGQSSFNLLFLLSPNVNLKAHDCGTQLVFKKNQYILHYSPRESNAELWTEDQESLKYLHIQLNYRYVSNLIYSESNDEGAEILKSMIHNNFVFLQKATPPNMTVEMHMILKEILGSSKKGMIQKLFIEAKIIKLLILIFEQFNEKNLLESTSKNPEMVKKFIDENYHRNIKAEEIGKLMGVNQNMIRKEFKAEYHTTISHYISELRMLRAKKLISDKDIMIKEIAIECGYEYIQNFTRAFKKKFGVSPEHLRNNK, encoded by the coding sequence ATGAGAAGTGAAAGAGTGTTTAAATCCGATAACATCGAGATTGTAATACAGGAAGACCCTGATTCTGAAAGGATTTCGAGATCATCTATCCATGAAGGTCAATCAAGCTTTAATCTTCTTTTTTTATTGAGTCCTAATGTCAATCTGAAAGCTCATGACTGCGGTACACAATTAGTGTTCAAAAAAAATCAATACATTCTTCATTACTCACCCCGGGAAAGCAATGCTGAACTATGGACTGAGGATCAGGAAAGTTTAAAATATTTGCATATCCAACTCAATTATCGGTATGTTTCAAACCTGATTTACTCTGAATCCAATGATGAGGGAGCAGAAATCCTGAAAAGCATGATTCATAATAATTTTGTTTTCCTCCAGAAAGCAACTCCCCCGAATATGACCGTAGAAATGCATATGATATTAAAGGAGATTTTAGGTTCTTCTAAAAAGGGAATGATACAGAAATTATTTATTGAAGCCAAGATCATTAAGCTTCTGATCCTTATCTTCGAACAGTTCAATGAAAAAAATTTGCTGGAATCAACATCCAAGAATCCAGAAATGGTCAAAAAGTTTATTGATGAAAATTACCATCGAAATATTAAGGCAGAGGAAATCGGAAAGCTCATGGGGGTTAATCAGAATATGATCAGAAAGGAATTTAAGGCAGAATATCACACCACCATTTCACACTATATTTCGGAACTTAGAATGCTGAGAGCAAAAAAATTAATCTCCGACAAGGATATTATGATTAAGGAAATCGCCATTGAGTGTGGCTATGAGTACATCCAGAACTTTACCCGTGCCTTTAAGAAGAAGTTCGGAGTCTCTCCGGAGCACCTGAGGAATAATAAATAG